Within Dysgonomonas mossii, the genomic segment TTTCAGGATTCACTCCGGGATCATAACCCGGATACATAAAAGCAATCTTTCCTCCATTCTTTATAAGTGGTTTATTTGTAAACCAAATATCTTGACGCCCTTTCCATATTAAATCTTTTTCAATAAACTTTATAGCTTTTTCTATCCTATCAGGTGTTGGGTTGAATAGAACCAAACGGTAGTCACCGTCTTGATTAAAAGATGCTGTTTGTCCATTACGTAAAGTCTTTATTAACTCTTCTTTGGAGGTAGAGCTAATCGCTATTACTTTATCATGAAATGGGCTTTTCTCAACATCATCGTCTAAAGATCGTTTATCTCCATATGCTTCTAAGATCACATGTGCATTTATTCCTCCAAAACCAAAAGCATTTACCCCAGCAACTAATGGGTAATTATTTTCATCCCAATCCTGTAGTTGCTGTACAGGTCTGAAACGGGTATTTTCTATCCCTTTTAATGGATGCTCACAATGTAATGTTGAAGGAATTTTTCTAGTATATAAAGCTAAAACTGTTTTAATCAGACCAAGAATACCTGCGGCAGGCATAGCATGACCAATATTAGATTTTACAGAACCGATCAGTACATCTTTGTCACATTCTTCTTTTGGAAACACTTCTGATAAAGTTTGTAACTCTGTCTTATCCCCTATCATTGTAGCAGTGCCATGTGCTTCTAAATAACCAATTTTAGATTTGTCTAAATCTCTATTAGCCCAGGCTGTTTCTATAGCAAGTTTTTGTCCGTTTACTGATGGAGCCATTACGGCAACTCCTGATCCATCACTACTCACTCCTACCGCTTTGATGACTGCATAAATACGATCTTTGTCTGCAATAGCCTTATCCAGCGTTTTTAGAACAACGAAACCGCTACCTTCACCAATCAGTAGACCATCCGCATTTTCGCTGAATGGACAGATCTGTTGTTTATGAGATAGAGCTCCAAGTTGTGAGAAAATACTCCAAAACGGAGCATTATGACCAACATGAACTCCCCCTGCAACTGCAATATCACATCTTCCACTTTCTAATTCTTTCACACAATGATCCAATGCAATCAAAGAGCTGGCACAAGCTGCATCAACTACATATGACGGTCCCTGCATATCTAACTTATTAGAAATAAGGGATGCTATCAGATTGGGTATAAGCCCGGGCATAGAATCCGCCTGATAACGCCCTCGTGACGCTTGATACTGTTCTTTTATTTTGTCGAGTTCTTCATCAGACAAATCGGGTAATGCTTTTTTTACTGCTTCTGTTATTTGATGACTGACATGAACAATATCCATAGCTCGCCATATAGCAGATCCCACATACGCTCCTTTTCCTATTACCAATGCGCATTTCTTTAAGGATATATTTTTTTCAAAGACCGATGCATCTTCCAACGCTTCATAAACACTTTTTAATGCTAAAAGATGCGCCGTATCCATTCCTTCTACAGCCAATGGTAGAATAGAAAACTGCATGGGATCAAATAATATATCCGGAATAAAACCTCCTCGTTTGCAGTAGAATCGATCTACAGCCGGAGTCTTTGTCTCATCAAAATATCTAGGATCCAATCTATCTGCAGGAACATCCTTAATACAGTCTACCCCATTGATAAGATTGTTCCAATACTCAGTGTAATTACTTGCTTCAGGAGCAAAACAAGACATTCCTACTATTGCTATATCTTTTTTATTTTCCACTTCTGAGTCAATTATTTAAAAAGCTTTTTACATCATCTGCTCCACCCATTACCAGTATATGGCTCTCTTTTCCATATTTAAGCTCATTTACAAAATATTCAGCTCCTTTCTTGAGAGGGATCAACGAAACACCACGCTTCTTGAATTCAACTTCTAGTGTTTCATTCACCATCCCGGTTCCTTTCCAAGGTCCCCAATTGATAGTTAGTATCCTGGCTTCAATTTTATCATTCAAGATCGGAGCAATATGATCGAAAACACTATTTGCTGAAGCATAATCCGATTGTCCCTTGTTTCCATAAGCTGATGCAACGCTACTAAACATTACAAAAAGTTTCAGGTCGGAACGTAGTTCATCCAATAAGACATGCAGTGGAGTAATTTTGGTAGAATACACTTTATAGAAAGATTCAAAGGTTTTATGTATAAATAATTTATCGTCCAACAAACCTGCAGCATGAAATATTCCGTCTATTCTGTTATAGGTATCATATGTTTTTTTGATAAAATCTCTCAGTTCTTCTTCATTTTTTATATCTAAGGATATATATTTTACTTTCGCTCCGTTTTGTTCTATTTTTGCAACATTTTGATTTATCTGATTAGTCTTGAATATCTTTTGTACTTTCTTCTCTATTTCGCCGGGAGATTTCATATTTTCTTCAGTGATCAGATATCTGCGTATCTTATCCTTCGAGTCCAATGATTTATACTTATCAAACTCTTCTGTAGGAACATCTGAACGTCCTACAAGAATATAGTTACAGGGATATTCTTTTGATAGTTCGCTAATCAACTCCGGCGTAATCCCTTGTGCCCCGCCAAACACAACAACTACAGCATCTTTGTCGAGAGAAAAATGAGAGCTTCCATTTTTGACAAGAGTGACAGGTTTAGGTTTTGCAAAATATCTCTTATTATCCTTATAGATTATTTCTGTATAAGCATCATCTTGTGTTAATAATTCATCTACAGCAATTTGAGATAGAAGATTTGGTTCGAATATAGAATGTGATACTATTGCCCGGAAATTAATTGTTGGGAACTCATGATCAAGGCTCTTTATCAGTCCTGGGAAGCCTTGAATTTCTTTCAACTTAGATACCCCTTCGGTCATTTTAATATTACCAAGTACATCACTGAATGTATACACCCATTTAATCCTAGCAAGATCTACATTCTTGATCATACTAAACACTTCTTTGATACTGTATTTTCGAGGTGATGTCGAAGAGTTGAATATCAACAGGCCATCATACTGAGTAAGATTCTCATCTCCTTGTATCAAGTCAACAATAGCTCCATTTCCCTCTATTGATGCTTTTATATTTTGAGCATATCCACAACCATCATCAGTAAGGGCAAACCGTTTTCCTTGTATTTTATTATTTTCGGAGTTTAGGGTTGTTTCTTCAAGTTCAAAACTCATTCTTATCAATTCACCCTCAATGGTATCACTTTCTTTTACTGCTATCTGTTCTATTTGAGACTGGGATATAGAATCTTTATTCTCAACACCATTAGCCAACTCTCTTATCCAATCAATTAATCCATTAAGAGTTTTTACTGAAGCTAGTTTTTCAATTGTATCATCAGCATCCTCAATACTACCGGATATATTTAGTTTTTCTCTCAATGAGCCTATAATCTCCATACGTTTGATAGAATCAATACTTAGATCAGCTTCCAAATCCAAATCCAAACCAAGCATATCGGCTGGATAACCAGTTTTTTCACTAACGGTTTCAAGAAGCAAAGTCTTAATGTCATCAATTGTCACGGCTTGAGTTTGAATAGGAGCAACAGAATGAACTACATCTGGTATAATTGCACCTTGTGTCTGACTGATACTTGGATTGGCTAATTCCTTAATCCAATCGATCAAACCATTAAGAGTTTTTACAGAGGCAAGCTTTTCTACTGTATCTTCAGCATCTTCCATGCTCCCTGATATATTAAGTTTTTCTCTCAATGATCCAATAATTTCCATTCGTTTGATAGAGTCTATACTCAGATCTGCTTCTAAGTCTAAGTCAAGACCTAACATTTCGATCGGATAGCCCGTTTTTTCGCTAACGGTCTCGAGTAATAGACCTTTAATATCGTCTATAAATAAGGCTTGTGTTGATGTTCCAGCCGATTTAGAAGAAGAAGTATTTATGCCCACAGGTTCTTGTCTCTGCTCTACCTGTTGTGAAGAAGTGTTCATCGGTAACACTTGTACTTGTTGTACAGAGTTCGTTTGTATTGGAGTTGATATATTATTGGGAGTATGACCTAAATAGCCCAGCATAACATCACGCTGGCTTTGCAGCATCATTCTCATACTATTCAGATACTCTAATATTACTTGATCAGAGGATGAAAGTCCTGAAGTGGAATTATTATTTAGATTATTCGTCATGTTTTCTAAGTTCATTATAGGTTGTGTTATCGGATATGCTCCTGTTGAAGGCATTCGTCCATCAGTAGGTATAGCATTATGACCATTAATATGCCAAACAATAGGACTCTTCTTATATTGTTCAGGCTTATCAATGTTTACTATCGATGTATTGCGCTTTTCAAAGAGTTTTTCAACGTCAACAGATCTTCCTGTCGACAAATATTTTGCAATAGTATGCAAGATGAAAGTTACTCCATTGAAACTTTTATTTTCTGTTTCAAAAGCAGAGACTTTATCCCCTAAGATGGATTGTACAAGTCCAGTAAGAACTCTACCCGGTCCAACTTCAATAAATATACGTGCTCCTTCATTGTACATATTTTCAACTTGCCGGGTAAAAAGTACAGGTTTAATAAGATGCTCCGATAATCGGTTTTTTATTTCTTGTTTTCCTGTAGGGTAATACTCTGCTGTTGTATTAGACCATACAGGTATATTTAGAGTCTTAAAGTCAACCTTCTGTAACACATCGGCATACAACTCTCTTGATTTATGCAAAAGAGGACTATGAAATGCACATGCAACATTAAGTTCTTTATACGCAATATTTTTATTACTTAGTTTTCGCATAAAAGAATTGATTCCTTCGGTAGAACCGGCTAGGACTATTTGTTTCGGAGAATTGAAGTTCACAGCCCATACATCCTTTTCACCATCCAGTAGCGTAATTATCTCTGTTTCGGGAAGACTAACGGCTATCATCTTTCCTTTGTCTTCTTCTATTGCATCTAATATAGATAAAGCTCTTTTATGACTTAATGGTACTAGCTCTTCTGCATCAAAAGCACCGGCAAAACATAAAGCCGCCAATTCTCCATAGCTATGACCTGCTACCATATCAGGAATAATACCTAGTGATTTAAGAAACTCAGCAAAAGCAAAATCTACAATACCCAATAATGGCTGGGCATTTCGTGTATCGGTGATAACTTCCTCTTGCTCTTTACGCGTTTCTTCATCGAAGGCTGAGTATGGAAATAGTATCTTCTCATATTCTTTATGTTTAGTAAGTAAGCGACGCATTGCGGGAAAGACAACAAACATATCCCGAGCCATATTTACTCTTTGGCTACCTTGTCCGGAAAACATAAATGCAATCTTTCCTTCTTTCGCATTTTTAAAATAAATCCCATATTCTTCTTTTGCGGCAAGTGCTGCATCAATTCTATTTTGTAATTCTTTACAATCACTAGCAATTATAGATACTTGAACTTCTTTCTTGCTGTTTACAGCCAAACTGTAAGCGATATTTTTAATATTGATTGTATCATTGTAGCTTAGCAGTTCTTTTATTTTCTGTAATTGTTGTTTAGCTTCTATTAGTGAATCCCCGCGAAATACAAATAGTTCTGATGACCATAGAGGTAAACTGCTATTATGTTCTTCCTCTTTTTTATGATTTTCCATCACTACATGGAAATTGGTTCCGCCAAAACCAAAAGCACTAACTCCTGCAATTCTTTTTTCACTGTCCCAATATCCCGAGTGAGAATTAAACACAAAAGGACTGCTGTCCTTATCATAATAAGGATTTGGTTTATTCAGGTGCAATGTCGGCGGTTGAACTTTATAGTAGATAGACAGGGCTGCTTTGATAACGCCAGCAATACCTGCAGCACATTTAGCATGTCCTATTTGTGTCTTTACAGAACCTAGTAATGTTTGACCTTTAATGGCGCCTGATTCAAGAAACATATCTGTTAATGCTCGCAGTTCTGTTCGGTCTCCTACTACTGTTCCCGTGCCATGAGCCTCTATCATTTCTACCTGTGATGGTAAAATTCCTGCATTCTGATAAGCTCTTTGTAATGCCTTTATCTGTCCTTTTCTGTTTGGAGCGGTCATTCCCAGGCTTTTTCCATCACTACTACCTCCCATTCCTTTGATAACAGCGTATATCTTATTTCCATCACACTCAGCATCAGCTAACCGTTTCAGCACTAAAACGCCAATGCCTTCTCCCAAGGCAATACCATCCGAATCTGCATCGAATGAGGCAGAGTAACCTTTACGGGATAATGCATGCGTACATGAAAACATTAAGAAGTCGTTGATTCCGTTATGTAAGTCGGCTCCACCTAAAAGTACCATATCAGAGCGATTGGAGAATAACTCCTGACAGCCCAGATCCAATGCTGCAAGAGAAGAAGCGCAGGCTGCATCTACTGTATAGTTACGTCCCCCCAGATTTAAGCGATTGGCTATTCTACCAGATATTACATTTGATAATACTCCTGCAAAAGAATCTTCATTAAGGCGAGGTAGGGAATTTTTCAATACATCTGGTAATTCTCCAAAAACCTGTTTTGCATAGGCTCTGAAACCATAACTTGCCGCTAGTTCTGTTGCTCCTTCTGCACCGAATATAACGGAAGTGTTTTCTAAATCAATTTCGGACAGGTTTTC encodes:
- a CDS encoding type I polyketide synthase; the encoded protein is MQHYKELLIVSPFEIPNTTLALDTIKTGAYPVLHLGRNLQKAQESLDIMSESTTESFGVCFVDDTTLKLDLPPNVSRVIFPAGMDISVSENIEKLCQVHSLDEAARVIDSGISNIIVKGNEGAGKVSAQSAFILFQSIANKYLKKGINIYIQGGVGIHTSAACLALGAKGVILDSQISLFPECGLTKDQKNIFSKLSGSETTVIDNFRILLRKNSPKLPVNTKYSDIIPLLGGLDINKNILPMGQDISLSIDFVEKYKNLNTFVSSFYEAIYGHIQQAKRLQTIKSDSKLAKSLGIKYPIAQGPMARVSDVPEFACSVADAGALPFIAMSMTTGDAARSLIAESSRLLNDKVWGVGLLGFIPTKQREEQTKYILEYRPPVVLIAGGSQALAKPFEKEGIKAFIHVPSQTLLDIFLKEGAKNFVFEGRESGGHIGPLSSFILWERQIYRLLKEDNLSAFSVFFAGGIHNAFSSAFVSIMSATLDAKGAKIGVLMGSSYLYTKEAVETKAILPEFQKLAIEENATVILQAAPGQETQSLKSPFTEYFGKEKEKLQRQNLDSKEIWIRLEELNLGRSRIATKGIERIGTDLVKLNEEEQKEKGLYMIGQIAALNQKEMTLYELHKHVAVDNNELLSQLPDIALPTSNTQPLDIAIVGISGIFPDAHNIEEYWRNIVLGKNCITEVPDSRWNKDLYYDSNSTDTDKVVSKWGGFIPSIDFDPLEFGMTPQSLASIEPTQLLSLLVAKQALTDAGYENLSEIDLENTSVIFGAEGATELAASYGFRAYAKQVFGELPDVLKNSLPRLNEDSFAGVLSNVISGRIANRLNLGGRNYTVDAACASSLAALDLGCQELFSNRSDMVLLGGADLHNGINDFLMFSCTHALSRKGYSASFDADSDGIALGEGIGVLVLKRLADAECDGNKIYAVIKGMGGSSDGKSLGMTAPNRKGQIKALQRAYQNAGILPSQVEMIEAHGTGTVVGDRTELRALTDMFLESGAIKGQTLLGSVKTQIGHAKCAAGIAGVIKAALSIYYKVQPPTLHLNKPNPYYDKDSSPFVFNSHSGYWDSEKRIAGVSAFGFGGTNFHVVMENHKKEEEHNSSLPLWSSELFVFRGDSLIEAKQQLQKIKELLSYNDTINIKNIAYSLAVNSKKEVQVSIIASDCKELQNRIDAALAAKEEYGIYFKNAKEGKIAFMFSGQGSQRVNMARDMFVVFPAMRRLLTKHKEYEKILFPYSAFDEETRKEQEEVITDTRNAQPLLGIVDFAFAEFLKSLGIIPDMVAGHSYGELAALCFAGAFDAEELVPLSHKRALSILDAIEEDKGKMIAVSLPETEIITLLDGEKDVWAVNFNSPKQIVLAGSTEGINSFMRKLSNKNIAYKELNVACAFHSPLLHKSRELYADVLQKVDFKTLNIPVWSNTTAEYYPTGKQEIKNRLSEHLIKPVLFTRQVENMYNEGARIFIEVGPGRVLTGLVQSILGDKVSAFETENKSFNGVTFILHTIAKYLSTGRSVDVEKLFEKRNTSIVNIDKPEQYKKSPIVWHINGHNAIPTDGRMPSTGAYPITQPIMNLENMTNNLNNNSTSGLSSSDQVILEYLNSMRMMLQSQRDVMLGYLGHTPNNISTPIQTNSVQQVQVLPMNTSSQQVEQRQEPVGINTSSSKSAGTSTQALFIDDIKGLLLETVSEKTGYPIEMLGLDLDLEADLSIDSIKRMEIIGSLREKLNISGSMEDAEDTVEKLASVKTLNGLIDWIKELANPSISQTQGAIIPDVVHSVAPIQTQAVTIDDIKTLLLETVSEKTGYPADMLGLDLDLEADLSIDSIKRMEIIGSLREKLNISGSIEDADDTIEKLASVKTLNGLIDWIRELANGVENKDSISQSQIEQIAVKESDTIEGELIRMSFELEETTLNSENNKIQGKRFALTDDGCGYAQNIKASIEGNGAIVDLIQGDENLTQYDGLLIFNSSTSPRKYSIKEVFSMIKNVDLARIKWVYTFSDVLGNIKMTEGVSKLKEIQGFPGLIKSLDHEFPTINFRAIVSHSIFEPNLLSQIAVDELLTQDDAYTEIIYKDNKRYFAKPKPVTLVKNGSSHFSLDKDAVVVVFGGAQGITPELISELSKEYPCNYILVGRSDVPTEEFDKYKSLDSKDKIRRYLITEENMKSPGEIEKKVQKIFKTNQINQNVAKIEQNGAKVKYISLDIKNEEELRDFIKKTYDTYNRIDGIFHAAGLLDDKLFIHKTFESFYKVYSTKITPLHVLLDELRSDLKLFVMFSSVASAYGNKGQSDYASANSVFDHIAPILNDKIEARILTINWGPWKGTGMVNETLEVEFKKRGVSLIPLKKGAEYFVNELKYGKESHILVMGGADDVKSFLNN